One region of Pogona vitticeps strain Pit_001003342236 chromosome 1, PviZW2.1, whole genome shotgun sequence genomic DNA includes:
- the TRAPPC3L gene encoding trafficking protein particle complex subunit 3-like protein, translated as MSQPPNRRPENPKISRELFVLTYGALVAQLCKDYKNDEDVNKCLDTMGYNIGIRLVEDFLAHSAVKKCRSYSETVDVIAQVAFKMYLNVTPTVTCSNRGGNEFSLILDKNPLVDFVEELPAGRSSLCYCNLLCGAIRGALEMVHLAAEVIFLQDILQGDDVTEIGIMFLKKTEAKKHKKK; from the exons ATGTCACAGCCGCCAAATAGAAGACCAGAGAACCCCAAAATA AGCCGAGAACTTTTTGTCCTCACCTACGGTGCCTTGGTGGCCCAGTTGTGCAAGGACTACAAAAATGATGAAGACGTGAACAAATGTTTGGATACCAT GGGATACAACATCGGCATCAGGTTGGTTGAAGACTTTTTGGCTCACTCTGCGGTAAAGAAGTGCCGGAGTTATTCTGAAACTGTGGATGTCATTGCACAG GTTGCTTTTAAGATGTATCTGAATGTTACCCCAACTGTGACCTGCAGTAACCGAGGGGGAAATGAGTTCTCCCTCATTCTGGACAAGAATCCCTTAGTGGATTTCGTGGAAGAGCTACCAGCAGGGCGATCTTCACTTTGCTATTGCAATCTCCTATGTGGTGCCATTAGAGGGGCTCTGGAGATG GTACATCTAGCTGCTGAAGTCATTTTCCTTCAAGACATTTTGCAAGGGGACGATGTGACAGAGATTGGAATCATGTTCTTAAAGAAGACTGAAGCCAAGAAgcacaaaaagaaataa
- the RWDD1 gene encoding RWD domain-containing protein 1 isoform X1 produces the protein MHFQQLLPGFWGDARALSPCRGDLAGVLSENPTSFTITVTSEAGENGETVEATLKFTYAEKYPDEAPLYELFSQENLEDNDITDMLKLLQEQAEENLGMVMIFTLVSAVQEKLNEIVDQIKTRREEEKKQKEKEAEEAEKVKQCFHGTPVTIENFLNWKAKFDAELLEIKRKKMKEEEQSGKNKLTGKQLFETDHNLDTSDIQFLEEAGNSVEVDESLFQEMDDLELEDEEDDPDYNPVHLDSD, from the exons ATGCATTTTCAGCAGCTGCTGCCAGGATTTTGGGGCGACGCGAGGGCCCTGTCACCTTGCAGAGGCGATCTTGCTGGAG TGTTATCAGAAAACCCCACAAGTTTCACAATCacagtgacatctgaagcagGAGAAAATGGTGAAA CTGTTGAAGCAACCCTCAAATTCACATATGCGGAGAAGTATCCAGATGAAGCCCCACTCTACGAGCTGTTTTCACAAGAGAATTTAGAAGATAATGACATTACAGACATGCTGAAATTATTGCAAGAACAG GCAGAGGAGAACTTGGGTATGGTTATGATTTTTACATTAGTATCGGCTGTACaagagaaattaaatgaaatagtggatcaaataaaaacaagaagagaagaggaaaagaaacagaaggaaaaagaagcagaggaggcagaaaaggtaaag CAATGTTTCCATGGCACCCCAGTCACCATTGAAAACTTCTTAAACTGGAAGGCAAAATTTGATGCAGAGCTCttagaaattaaaagaaagaagatgaaagaagAGGAACAGTCTGGCAAAAATAAACTAACAG GAAAACAGCTGTTTGAGACAGATCATAATCTTGACACATCTGACATTCAGTTTTTGGaagaag CTGGAAACAGTGTGGAAGTGGACGAATCCTTGTTCCAGGAAATGGATGATTTAGAGTTGGAGGATGAAGAGGATGATCCAGATTACAACCCTGTTCATCTAGACAGCGACTAG
- the RWDD1 gene encoding RWD domain-containing protein 1 isoform X3 — translation MTDYGEEQRNELEALESIYPDSFTVLSENPTSFTITVTSEAGENGETVEATLKFTYAEKYPDEAPLYELFSQENLEDNDITDMLKLLQEQAEENLGMVMIFTLVSAVQEKLNEIVDQIKTRREEEKKQKEKEAEEAEKVKQCFHGTPVTIENFLNWKAKFDAELLEIKRKKMKEEEQSGKNKLTGKQLFETDHNLDTSDIQFLEEAGNSVEVDESLFQEMDDLELEDEEDDPDYNPVHLDSD, via the exons ATGACCGATTACGGGGAGGAGCAGCGCAACGAGCTCGAGGCCCTGGAGTCGATTTACCCAGACTCCTTTACAG TGTTATCAGAAAACCCCACAAGTTTCACAATCacagtgacatctgaagcagGAGAAAATGGTGAAA CTGTTGAAGCAACCCTCAAATTCACATATGCGGAGAAGTATCCAGATGAAGCCCCACTCTACGAGCTGTTTTCACAAGAGAATTTAGAAGATAATGACATTACAGACATGCTGAAATTATTGCAAGAACAG GCAGAGGAGAACTTGGGTATGGTTATGATTTTTACATTAGTATCGGCTGTACaagagaaattaaatgaaatagtggatcaaataaaaacaagaagagaagaggaaaagaaacagaaggaaaaagaagcagaggaggcagaaaaggtaaag CAATGTTTCCATGGCACCCCAGTCACCATTGAAAACTTCTTAAACTGGAAGGCAAAATTTGATGCAGAGCTCttagaaattaaaagaaagaagatgaaagaagAGGAACAGTCTGGCAAAAATAAACTAACAG GAAAACAGCTGTTTGAGACAGATCATAATCTTGACACATCTGACATTCAGTTTTTGGaagaag CTGGAAACAGTGTGGAAGTGGACGAATCCTTGTTCCAGGAAATGGATGATTTAGAGTTGGAGGATGAAGAGGATGATCCAGATTACAACCCTGTTCATCTAGACAGCGACTAG
- the RWDD1 gene encoding RWD domain-containing protein 1 isoform X4: MTDYGEEQRNELEALESIYPDSFTVLSENPTSFTITVTSEAGENGETVEATLKFTYAEKYPDEAPLYELFSQENLEDNDITDMLKLLQEQAEENLGMVMIFTLVSAVQEKLNEIVDQIKTRREEEKKQKEKEAEEAEKQCFHGTPVTIENFLNWKAKFDAELLEIKRKKMKEEEQSGKNKLTGKQLFETDHNLDTSDIQFLEEAGNSVEVDESLFQEMDDLELEDEEDDPDYNPVHLDSD, translated from the exons ATGACCGATTACGGGGAGGAGCAGCGCAACGAGCTCGAGGCCCTGGAGTCGATTTACCCAGACTCCTTTACAG TGTTATCAGAAAACCCCACAAGTTTCACAATCacagtgacatctgaagcagGAGAAAATGGTGAAA CTGTTGAAGCAACCCTCAAATTCACATATGCGGAGAAGTATCCAGATGAAGCCCCACTCTACGAGCTGTTTTCACAAGAGAATTTAGAAGATAATGACATTACAGACATGCTGAAATTATTGCAAGAACAG GCAGAGGAGAACTTGGGTATGGTTATGATTTTTACATTAGTATCGGCTGTACaagagaaattaaatgaaatagtggatcaaataaaaacaagaagagaagaggaaaagaaacagaaggaaaaagaagcagaggaggcagaaaag CAATGTTTCCATGGCACCCCAGTCACCATTGAAAACTTCTTAAACTGGAAGGCAAAATTTGATGCAGAGCTCttagaaattaaaagaaagaagatgaaagaagAGGAACAGTCTGGCAAAAATAAACTAACAG GAAAACAGCTGTTTGAGACAGATCATAATCTTGACACATCTGACATTCAGTTTTTGGaagaag CTGGAAACAGTGTGGAAGTGGACGAATCCTTGTTCCAGGAAATGGATGATTTAGAGTTGGAGGATGAAGAGGATGATCCAGATTACAACCCTGTTCATCTAGACAGCGACTAG
- the RWDD1 gene encoding RWD domain-containing protein 1 isoform X2, with protein MHFQQLLPGFWGDARALSPCRGDLAGVLSENPTSFTITVTSEAGENGETVEATLKFTYAEKYPDEAPLYELFSQENLEDNDITDMLKLLQEQAEENLGMVMIFTLVSAVQEKLNEIVDQIKTRREEEKKQKEKEAEEAEKQCFHGTPVTIENFLNWKAKFDAELLEIKRKKMKEEEQSGKNKLTGKQLFETDHNLDTSDIQFLEEAGNSVEVDESLFQEMDDLELEDEEDDPDYNPVHLDSD; from the exons ATGCATTTTCAGCAGCTGCTGCCAGGATTTTGGGGCGACGCGAGGGCCCTGTCACCTTGCAGAGGCGATCTTGCTGGAG TGTTATCAGAAAACCCCACAAGTTTCACAATCacagtgacatctgaagcagGAGAAAATGGTGAAA CTGTTGAAGCAACCCTCAAATTCACATATGCGGAGAAGTATCCAGATGAAGCCCCACTCTACGAGCTGTTTTCACAAGAGAATTTAGAAGATAATGACATTACAGACATGCTGAAATTATTGCAAGAACAG GCAGAGGAGAACTTGGGTATGGTTATGATTTTTACATTAGTATCGGCTGTACaagagaaattaaatgaaatagtggatcaaataaaaacaagaagagaagaggaaaagaaacagaaggaaaaagaagcagaggaggcagaaaag CAATGTTTCCATGGCACCCCAGTCACCATTGAAAACTTCTTAAACTGGAAGGCAAAATTTGATGCAGAGCTCttagaaattaaaagaaagaagatgaaagaagAGGAACAGTCTGGCAAAAATAAACTAACAG GAAAACAGCTGTTTGAGACAGATCATAATCTTGACACATCTGACATTCAGTTTTTGGaagaag CTGGAAACAGTGTGGAAGTGGACGAATCCTTGTTCCAGGAAATGGATGATTTAGAGTTGGAGGATGAAGAGGATGATCCAGATTACAACCCTGTTCATCTAGACAGCGACTAG